In one window of Henckelia pumila isolate YLH828 chromosome 1, ASM3356847v2, whole genome shotgun sequence DNA:
- the LOC140874751 gene encoding uncharacterized protein, with protein sequence MLPRLLRYPSNSIHCSPNSKRDSYLYLYSPHVPLTCSPPLLSPLPLRFRPPPLHQLASPSTRRSSAMSVGDSSQETSPPDTLPFELKEESDFDLIVSPDGLISICGFGSLLSERSARSTFPNLINFRIAKLCGFRRVFAHAAPIFFERGIALPETKEISSLSAEPCEAESLVITIFEIQRTEVPSFIEREHEFRFLAVTPETFNGLLYTTPAVLCTRYTDEEYFLNRCKGSEEILFQRYGRHGIHKIWSDDILPCRVYLRHCILAAKNLADMAYDNFMDHTYLGDRKTTIREYISTTGAGIMEEEPPEQLKSRYGG encoded by the exons ATGCTGCCTCGTCTTCTTCGTTACCCTTCCAATTCAATTCATTGTTCCCCAAATTCAAAACGTGATTCTTATTTGTATTTGTATTCCCCTCACGTGCCCCTCACGTGCTCTCCGCCTTTATTATCCCCACTCCCCCTTCGCTTTCGCCCCCCACCACTCCACCAGCTAGCCTCCCCCTCCACTCGCCGTAGCTCAGCCATGTCCGTCGGCGATTCGTCTCAGGAGACTTCTCCGCCCGATACATTGCCTTTCGAGCTCAAGGAGGAGTCCGATTTTGATCTCATCGTGTCGCCCGATGGACTTATTTCCATCTGTGGCTTCGGTTCTCTTCTGTCCG AGAGGAGTGCGAGGAGTACCTTTCCGAATTTGATAAACTTTAGAATTGCGAAACTGTGTGGATTTAGGAGAGTGTTTGCTCATGCTGCTCCTATTTTCTTCGAGCGCGGCATAGCTTTGCCCGAAACCAAG GAGATATCGAGCTTAAGTGCGGAGCCATGTGAAGCCGAAAGTCTTGTGATTACCATTTTTGAGATCCAGAGAACGGAG GTACCCTCTTTTATCGAAAGGGAGCATGAATTCCGCTTCTTAGCT GTGACACCAGAAACATTTAACGGGTTGTTATACACAACTCCAGCG GTGTTGTGTACGCGATATACTGATGAAGAATATTTCTTAAACAGATGTAAAg GAAGTGAAGAAATCTTATTTCAACGGTATGGACGACATGGCATTCACAAGATTTGGTCGGATGATATTTTACCCTGTCGTGTTTATCTCCGGCACTG TATATTGGCAGCAAAGAACCTTGCTGATATGGCATATGATAACTTTATGGATCACACGTATCTCGGGGATCGCAAAACAACCATCCGTGAGTACATCTCTACTACAGGTGCAGGCATAATGGAAGAGGAGCCTCCTGAACAGCTGAAATCCCGATATGGCGGTTGA